Proteins co-encoded in one Hymenobacter swuensis DY53 genomic window:
- a CDS encoding MBOAT family O-acyltransferase: MLYNSLQFLVFFIVVTILYFQLPWRGRWMLLLGASCFFYMAFVPEYILILGFTIVIDYFAGLQIERARGFHRKLWLISSLAANISILAVFKYFNFFVSNANAALAFAGMPTSLPFLNMLLPIGLSFHTFQAMSYTIEVYRGNYPAERHFGIYSLYVMFYPQLVAGPIERPQNVLPQFHEQYKFDWELCKSGLLQMAFGLFKKVVIADRLARVVDGAYDDVGTQNSTTLLIATVFYAFQIYCDFSGYSDIGIGAARVMGFDLMKNFDQPYTARSIGEFWRRWHISLSTWFRDYLYIPLGGNRVKYSRRLFNVLLVFLISGLWHGASWAFIIWGGLHGLYQIVAQLWNRVFPPREAWEQTWIKKTWDVLSTFALVTFAWIFFRAHGAHDAVLVIKKLFIHTAYQVPDLALNVGETLLCVALIGLLLWKERYYMTLPTAQTWKFATLFSVLLFSCYLLGVFDHSQFIYFQF, encoded by the coding sequence ATGCTTTACAATTCTCTACAGTTCCTAGTCTTTTTCATTGTTGTAACTATTCTGTATTTCCAGTTGCCGTGGCGAGGCCGTTGGATGTTATTACTCGGGGCTAGCTGCTTCTTTTACATGGCCTTTGTGCCTGAGTATATTCTCATCTTAGGCTTCACGATTGTTATCGACTACTTCGCCGGGCTGCAAATTGAACGGGCCAGAGGCTTTCACAGGAAGCTGTGGCTTATCAGTAGCCTAGCTGCCAACATTAGTATTCTGGCCGTCTTCAAGTATTTCAACTTCTTCGTTTCTAACGCTAATGCGGCGCTGGCCTTTGCGGGTATGCCTACGTCGCTGCCCTTCCTGAACATGCTCTTACCTATTGGCCTGTCTTTTCACACCTTTCAGGCCATGAGCTATACTATTGAAGTGTACAGGGGGAACTACCCGGCCGAACGGCATTTCGGGATATACTCCCTGTATGTCATGTTTTACCCACAGTTGGTAGCCGGCCCAATTGAGCGCCCACAAAACGTCTTACCGCAATTTCACGAGCAGTATAAATTTGATTGGGAACTGTGCAAAAGCGGCTTATTGCAGATGGCCTTCGGGTTATTCAAGAAGGTGGTCATTGCTGACCGGTTGGCCCGGGTGGTGGATGGTGCTTACGATGATGTTGGCACCCAAAATAGCACGACCCTCTTAATTGCTACCGTCTTCTATGCCTTCCAGATTTACTGTGACTTCTCTGGCTACTCCGATATTGGTATAGGAGCTGCGCGGGTAATGGGCTTCGATCTAATGAAGAATTTCGATCAGCCTTATACTGCCCGCTCTATTGGTGAGTTCTGGCGGCGGTGGCACATCTCCCTGTCTACCTGGTTTCGAGATTACCTCTACATCCCATTAGGAGGCAATCGGGTTAAGTACTCGCGCCGCCTGTTCAACGTGCTGCTGGTGTTTCTAATCAGTGGCCTGTGGCATGGTGCCAGTTGGGCGTTCATCATCTGGGGCGGCTTACATGGCTTATACCAAATTGTGGCGCAACTGTGGAACCGCGTCTTCCCTCCACGAGAAGCCTGGGAGCAAACCTGGATCAAGAAGACGTGGGACGTGCTTTCCACCTTTGCCTTGGTAACGTTTGCCTGGATATTCTTCCGGGCCCACGGCGCGCACGATGCAGTCCTGGTCATCAAAAAGCTGTTTATCCACACCGCTTACCAAGTCCCAGATTTAGCCCTGAATGTGGGCGAGACGCTGCTGTGCGTGGCACTCATTGGACTACTACTCTGGAAGGAACGGTACTATATGACGCTGCCGACTGCTCAGACCTGGAAGTTTGCCACGCTGTTCAGCGTGCTGCTTTTTAGCTGCTATCTGCTAGGAGTATTTGACCACAGTCAGTTTATCTACTTCCAATTCTAA